The genomic segment AGAGAGGCGGTGCAAGTTTTGATCCTTTTAGACACTCAACATTCAGACTGCAGAGACTTCTTCTCGTACACTTCAGTGTTGATGAATTCAGCTCTGAATTCAATTCTAGGCCCTTCAATTCTAGGCTGAAGGGCTCCATGGTGGGGGCTCCACGCAGCATATCCAATAAGAACATTTTGCTGGGTTTCCATACCTGGACTAAAGGTGGATCCATGTCTAGACTTGATACTGTTGAATTTTGAGCAGGGCCCATTAATTGTTGAAGCAGCTCTTTCCATTCTACTGGTAAAAAGAGATGCAGATACGATACTGAGAGGAGGAATTTCTGCGTGCTAGTCATAAGTGTCTGCTATGCATTCAAATCTGACTCGGCAAAGGAAGACTAGacgcagggaaaaaaaaaataaatctaattcaATGTTTGATCATTTCCAAGTCCTCCAGAGGGACAGTAGCCAACCTTGACCACTTGGCTAAAGTCTAATTGCCAGCGGACAAGTTCAATCAACATGCTAGAACATcaacaaagattaaaaaagaagaaggtatgACTATGATCCCTAAGAGGAAGAGTGATGGCTCAAGTTGAATTAACATTTAAATCACGAGCATGATTAGATTTCAAGTTTCTTTGGAATCACATCATTTAACTTGGTATATGCTGGCTTACATCTTGTGTGCAAAGCAGCGgttctatttttcctttttaaatataataaaaagtattattgatataaaagattatttgatatttttattaaacttgttttaatAAAGTTAACTTTAGAATCTCTTGATTCGATTCTTTATTTAGCTcagtttaaaatcaaattatattagaGTTGACATGGTCGTCTTGATCAGTTTAAATACAtttgattaattgaaaaaaaaatttgaggataaaattaaaaaataataataaaattaatataaaaaacctcTCAATCCAACATTTTACATAGTtcgtatttaaaattaaactgtgTGGAAATTATTTTAACTCGATCTAGTTAATTtgaacagttcaaaaataacaTGACCGATTAACTCcttaattaacttgatttttaaactaaaccatgtaataattatttgaatatgatctagtcaatttatttaattaaaactaatttgTATGAtcgttgaaaaaaatataagtggCAATTAAAAGAAAGTGGAGCCTTTGGATTCTCTAAATCTTTAGAATATAAagtaatttaatagtttaatagTGTGCAAATACTTGTTAAAagctatttaatatttataattaatcatagtattttttttaaaaaaattatggtaaaTACTTAAACATATTAGTATACAAAATAACACTTATAtctttaacaaatataattatttttattttttaacacaaatcaacaataaatataatttaataaatgtgCTGAGAAgggtatgaatttttttcatttaatctgGCCATCAACATAATATAATAGTAGTGGATTTCTTAATAATAACAAACTATTTTTGATCATTAATTGTTCTAAGATTTTTTGAACAGTCTTGACATTAATAACATGAAACATAACTTATGAACATTTTATTTCTTCCCTGACATAGAAACCAGTTACATGAATTTACTATTTATTGTCAAgcataagacaaaaaaaaaaagaaaaaagagagagtgaaaAGTAGTACTAGTTATCAAGGACTTTTATCATCGGACTTTGTCCCAGTGATAGATGGTAGGTTTATGAGaaacttcaatttagtcctaAACCTATATATTCATTCTCAATTTTACCCCAAACTTATAAGTTTAATCAATTATGCACCAAAATGGTTTTTTCtcgataaaatttgataaagaatTAGTAAACATTAACACTTTCGGTCTAATGTGCGTATTTATGtactaaaatgatattaatacacataaacattaaaaagaaaacattaataagATTTATAAATTTGGGACTCAActgaaaatgaataaatatatacatttgaaattaaaatgaaatttttctaaaaaaataagcttaaaaataatgaaaaattcttTTCTCGATAGTATGATACTTTTAATAACGGTGAGctattaaagttaatttaaaaattaatgttccTCGCGATGtacttcacacacacacacacacacacacacacacacacacccacccacccaccatgtttgaaaataaaatccaatttaatAGCTAGGTTtacataacataaatattttaaatatttttggtcCTAAACATTTAATATTTGTAGGCTAAAATACTTCTtgatctaaaatttttaaaattatttcttgaaatatattggatttttattagtatttatgagaatttcaattaaaaataaataaaaaagaattcttaAAGAGGGTTCTGGCAATCAAAACTTGAGCCATTTGTAATGGTGAAATAGACAGCGGGACAAAATTTTCccgaaagataaaattgatggTTCAAGGGCATGATTGAACAATTTGTTAGTATAAGGCTAAATGTGTCTCGATCTTAATAGTTTAGGGAGAAAAGATGCCAAGGAAAAAACCGTTCAAAACCTTTCCGACAATGTATTGCGACATAATAATCCGAAAAAATTGATGATTGACCGAAGTTGTAGTTAGCAAAGTGCACATAACACAATTTACAATCGGTGAAAATCCATTTCCAAACGCGTTTAAGTTTTCAAACTCGCTTTCTCTATATATATCCAAAACCCTAAGGAGGCATTTTGTAGACAATTCACTTGTGTTTAACTTTCAAAAGAGGGAAGGAAAAGGAGAGAAGCTGCTAGCAATGAAGGGAAAGGCAAAACACGTagtaggaggaggaggagaagagagCATGAAGGACAGCAATAACAATGGCGGAGTGGCATGGTCAAGAGGGCCACTACTTGGCAAAGGAGGGTTTGGATCAGTTTATTTAGCAAGTTTAAAGAACCCCAAATCAAGAAATGGCTATTATCCTCCAGTTATGGCTGTCAAGTCTGCAGAGGTCTCTGCTTCTTGTTCACTTCAAAAGGAGAAAGAGGTATTTAACTGTCTCAATGGCTGTCCTTTTATTATCAAGTGTTTTGGTGAAGAAACTACTAGGGATGGAGGTGGTGAGATGTTTTATAATGTGTTGTTAGAGTATGCATCAGGAGGGACCTTAGCTGGTCTTATCAAGAAATCTGATGGTGTTGGTTTGCCTGAATTGGATGTGAAAAGATACACTAGGTCTATTCTTGAAGGGATCGATTATATTCATAGCCATGGTTATGTGCATTGTGATCTCAAGCCTGAGAATATTTTGCTTGTTTCCAGTAGTACGAAGGCAGGTGAATTTGTGGCAAAGATTGGGGATTTTGGGTTGGCAAAGAAATCAGAGAAGAggaacaagaaaaggaaaatcgaCCCTTATTTAAGAGGGACTACTTTGTACATGGCACCAGAGACCGTGGCTAATCATGTTCAAGAGCCTCCTTGTGACATATGGGCTCTTGGATGTGTTGTGCTTGAAATGCTTACTGGGAAGCAAGCTTGGGATGTGAAACCTGATGTTACTATTGAAGAACTAATGAGAAAGATTGGTGATGGATATGAATTGCCTAAAATGCCTTCAGAGGTTTCGAAGGATGCCAAGGATTTCTTGAAAAGGTGTTTTGTTGCCAACCCTATGTTCAGGTTTACTGCTGAGATGTTGCTGGATGAGCCTTTTGTGTCAGGAGTGGATTTAGATGGTGGTGAATTTGTGGAGACTTTGGATGCAGAAAGTGTGGAATGGACAGACACATTATGCGGGACAGATGATGAATTTAGTGGTTCCTCATTTTATGAAGAGTGGAGCTTCACATCAGATGAGGGTTCATGTTTCTCTCCTTGGTCTGATGATGAAGAGGGTGTTACCAGTAATGTTGATGCAATGACGCATGCATCACGTGTTGAAGAAAACGCAGTGCAGCAGTATCTGCCAACCTGCACTATCCCTGCTGGTGCATAGGAGTGAAGTAATGCAGACTTTTCAGTCAAATAGGTCTAGGTTGAAATTCAATGTTGTggattctttcattttttctgCGTATTGCAGTAGATTACAAGATAATTTTGTCCTTGTAATCAATGATTCGTTTATTGTAGGTAGCAATATTAATGGAAGAACTATGTTATTGATTAACACTTGCTTCCTTTTATTGAgtactataatttttaatttatattcgtAGCTCCTTACCAtcggattgtttaaatgttacGGGTGAAAGGCTGTATTTGTGTCTTGGATGTGCAGGTAACTGTGAAATTCATATCCTAGAGAATAATTCATCTTTTCATGCCCTTAATCTAAATACTTATTCTCTTACCAGCTGCAGTTTGAATTAACAAATGCAACAAGACACAGATCTTCCACATTACAACAAAGTTCACCCCAAAGCTATATATGTTCTTGGGAATATGAGTTTCAAATCCTCCACTCCAACTCCAAAATGAAGGAAAATCATGATCCATTACCAATTTAATCCATACAGAACTATGGAATATCTGTCAGGAAAGCCTACTAAAGCTCAAACTTGGCTTTTCAGATTTTCAGATTCTGCAGTGGTCAATCTCAGATATTATGATTCCTTCCTTTATTTTCATCAACTTACTTACAATCAACTTGGTCATTGAGATATTCCCTTGAAGATTGTCACTCCTTAACTACATGTAAATGTGTGTGTTGAAGTTACTTAATCTATCCCCACTTCCTACTTAGTTTCAACTTCCTTTTGAAGAGCAGAATAACAGCGTTGTTTGTTCTTCTAACAGGCTTCACTGCTAGAGTGAGTGCATCCTGTCCTGAAATGCTAGTTTCCTttggaaattagggtttttcgTACCATGTGatcctattttttatatattgctaTGATGGGGTTTCTTTTTGTTCTGGAACCTGATTGTATTACAACAAGAAGTGACATGGCAGTAATTACAGACATTTAAGATACAGCTGATGAATAATACCAGATAATGTTCCGAGGGGAAAACTATGCACATTCATGTGTGGTGTCCTGCAAGGTATGCACAGTTTGGACCGACTACAGAGTAGGTGAAATCTCATAAAATTGGCATGACATCGGATATAGAATCCAATTATTATAAGCTCTCACAGAGTCATAATAAGATAATCataacctttttcttttcatcattgTTACCAAGTTCCTGATAAAGACTCCGAAGACTCgatttcatcttcatcttcagttACCTTACCTGTTATCAACTCTTTATTTCCTAGTAATCATCACTTTTCAGAACTTTAGAGATTTAACTATGATTTTCTACATTTGTTGAACAGTTGTAATGACATTTTGGTAGGATCATTGTCAGCTGCAGCTAATTCCTGACACTTCTATTCCTCAACTTCAGCTAAGGCACCAAGAATATACAGATTTCTACCATTaccattataaataaataaaccaactTGTATGATAACAATATACTCATAACTAGAAAACAGATCAACGAGAAGCAATGGAACTGAAGCACTacagtaaaaatcaaaaggaagTGCAAGAACTGGGAAGATAGCACCAAAGAATCAAATGTATGGACTTGGAATTATTAATGATTGCAGGTAGTACCAATGCTGAAGCTGAAAGTAGATGTACCATCTGGCTCTGCCTTTGTAAATTGTAATCTTCAGCTCTCTTAACCTAACAATCAATTTCAAGTAACCAATAATACATTCTAATCATGTCATTACTATATCTGTCCAGTTGTTTTATGCTTCAACTTTTTCTTAGCACTGTCATCATGATTTGTTGCAGACAATAAAATGGCACAAAAGAATGTGTAAATGCAGCAGAAAGAATTCATTAGTATAACGGAAGAAAAAGATTAAGAACAAATAATCAATTTTGAATGATTGATTGAAATGCATCCGAACTAAAATATGCAATACTGAAAATCTCGTGAACAATCAGAACACAGAGCCATTAAACTtaagttgaaagaaaaaaattgagcacGCTACATTGCAACTTGTTTAACCGATGTATTTGTAAATATTGGAAAGGCATCAGGAACAATGCTGGAGCTGGAAACCTGCTCACTATCTTCTAAAAGGGAAGCGGATGAAGAATCCTCCAGAGATACATAGCTGTCCTCGTCGTAGGTTGAAGACAGTGATCAACTGACCCCTTCAAGATCCAAGACCTCTCCTTCACTAGCATGcttctctccttcttcttcttcaaattccACCACAAACTTGTGATTCAGGAGCTCACTTCACTTGCCGTCGATCTCCATGCAGGACTCTTTGCGTAGCAATATCTGAGAAAATTCTTACCTTCCTCTGATATGTTGTTAGGAATAGCTGGTGATTCATGTGTGGAACCAATCCTCGTAACTGAATCAGGATCCTTCTTTCGATCAGTCTTTAGAATCCTTTAAGGCTTTGCTGTCAACATCTTAAGCACTGCACAGCCAAGTGCCCCCCGAATATCAGATGATGTTTCTTGGATACCGAATTTGTCACTATTTCAGGTGAAACGTACATTGGATTTCCTCTTAAAGAAgtctttttatatgctttctTTGCACCAATTTTTGCCACATCGTTAGTAGCAGCAACAAAGCTAGAGGCGtcatatattaaagaataatataaatcatattctgagACCTCATTTAAAAGCTTAaattattgagttgagatgattttttaatatgatatcagagctttgatgaccaagtggtctcgagttcgaatctcaccatccctatttgtTTGATAACAATTAAGCAAAGGTAATGTGAGCCTATTCAAATTTCAAGCTAAAAAAACTTTCACTTAAGGaagtgtgttagagaataatataaatcatattctaaaACCTCACCTAAAAACTTaagctattgagttgagatggttctttgacaccaTCAATATATTGTCAAGTTTTATATTACATTGAACAGAACCAAACTCATGAACTTTTGAAGCCCTTCGAGAACGCATCTTGTGTAGAACCTTACTTTAGAGGTTCAGGTAACCCACAGCCTCCGCTTTTGTCAGTAAGATCAGCTCAAGTAGCATCATAAGCAAATTCAACAGCAGATTATAAACCGTCTCCTCTTCTTCACCTAGGGTAACGTCTTCTCCATAACATTGTTTCACACCAGGGCAGCCGTCAAGTTTGCTAAGAATCTCTCCCTCCTTTTCAAGAGAACATGCACCAGACAGCTTTGTGGACTTCACTGCCATGGTAGCTGGTAAAAACGTTGTAATCCTTTGACATTCCCATGTAAACTGACCCATAACTTCTCTTGATTTAGAGCTGTTTAGGATCGgtaatagtttaaaatattttttatttaaaaatatattaaaataatttttttaaaaaattatttttgattttagtatataaaacgatataaaaatatataataaaatttcattttaaataaaaaaatttaaaatttttaagaacaCACCCTTAGTAATATAGAGCACCGCATTGCCAAATGCATATCGAAACATccactgttttttttctttttttttttaagtaaaatattaggtttaatattttttgatattaaactatttataatattaaatattatttgtttat from the Populus nigra chromosome 1, ddPopNigr1.1, whole genome shotgun sequence genome contains:
- the LOC133701553 gene encoding mitogen-activated protein kinase kinase kinase 20-like, which encodes MKGKAKHVVGGGGEESMKDSNNNGGVAWSRGPLLGKGGFGSVYLASLKNPKSRNGYYPPVMAVKSAEVSASCSLQKEKEVFNCLNGCPFIIKCFGEETTRDGGGEMFYNVLLEYASGGTLAGLIKKSDGVGLPELDVKRYTRSILEGIDYIHSHGYVHCDLKPENILLVSSSTKAGEFVAKIGDFGLAKKSEKRNKKRKIDPYLRGTTLYMAPETVANHVQEPPCDIWALGCVVLEMLTGKQAWDVKPDVTIEELMRKIGDGYELPKMPSEVSKDAKDFLKRCFVANPMFRFTAEMLLDEPFVSGVDLDGGEFVETLDAESVEWTDTLCGTDDEFSGSSFYEEWSFTSDEGSCFSPWSDDEEGVTSNVDAMTHASRVEENAVQQYLPTCTIPAGA